Proteins encoded in a region of the Leifsonia sp. PS1209 genome:
- a CDS encoding DUF58 domain-containing protein, whose amino-acid sequence MTAEEPGRPSQAPTTPTTAATPAASATTAAAAATAATAATAAATPAATPATTAATPWDLSPAVVAALVVALVCLGAGFIASRVELALVGVPLLIAAAYGWDRRPGDRIPLAFSASVEPARDGSTGRSPAAPASSTSPSIPTTETTAPTRTTQGAIVRAIGSVTTPTSTAPTRIDAVGVRIALPNRPPLDTVLTPRSAARIPADIVVVHSGPQRLLRLTARVIGADASFVGDTAAAPALDRVVRPRVVPVRSLPLPARLIGLTGPHPSARPGDGGEFRDVDRFQPGDRLRRIDWKATARRAQSAGELFVRRTMATSDAAVQFVIDSRDDLTGSVADWAAMHPLPGVSSQDLAREAVVSLAGAYVAAGDRVGFDDLADPARAIPPRAGARHLHRVSRAVELTGPRGAATERVRAPILAPGALVYVMSTFLDEQPLRLALVWRAAGHRVIAVDVLPARLTRDLPPRERLALKVVEVERALRFGRLAAAGIDVLAWQDSDDNGAESGTRDARLRELSRPRRSR is encoded by the coding sequence GTGACCGCCGAGGAGCCGGGCCGCCCGTCGCAAGCCCCTACGACGCCGACGACCGCCGCCACCCCAGCCGCCTCCGCGACCACTGCTGCCGCCGCGGCCACCGCCGCCACCGCGGCCACCGCTGCCGCCACCCCCGCCGCCACCCCCGCAACCACCGCGGCCACCCCGTGGGACCTCAGCCCGGCCGTCGTCGCGGCGCTGGTCGTCGCGCTCGTCTGCCTCGGCGCCGGTTTCATCGCGAGCAGGGTCGAGCTGGCCCTGGTCGGCGTCCCGTTGCTCATCGCGGCGGCCTACGGCTGGGACCGCCGCCCCGGCGACCGCATCCCGCTCGCGTTCTCGGCGTCGGTCGAGCCCGCACGCGACGGGTCCACTGGCCGCTCCCCAGCAGCTCCTGCTTCCTCCACCAGCCCGTCGATCCCCACGACCGAGACCACCGCGCCCACCCGCACCACTCAAGGCGCCATCGTGCGCGCAATCGGCTCCGTCACCACCCCCACCTCCACCGCGCCCACCCGCATCGACGCTGTCGGCGTCCGCATCGCGCTCCCGAACCGCCCGCCGCTCGATACCGTGCTCACCCCGCGTTCCGCGGCGCGCATCCCGGCCGACATCGTCGTCGTGCACTCCGGCCCCCAGCGGCTGCTGCGGCTGACCGCCCGCGTCATCGGCGCAGACGCGTCGTTCGTCGGCGACACCGCGGCGGCGCCCGCGCTCGACCGGGTGGTCCGTCCGCGGGTCGTGCCGGTGCGGAGTCTGCCGCTTCCGGCCCGGCTGATCGGGCTGACCGGGCCGCACCCGTCGGCGCGTCCGGGGGATGGGGGCGAGTTCCGGGATGTCGACCGTTTCCAGCCGGGGGACAGGCTGCGCCGCATCGACTGGAAAGCGACCGCCCGGCGGGCGCAGAGCGCCGGTGAGCTGTTCGTCCGCCGCACGATGGCCACCTCCGACGCCGCCGTCCAGTTCGTGATCGACAGCAGGGACGATCTCACCGGGAGCGTCGCGGACTGGGCGGCCATGCATCCACTGCCCGGCGTCTCGTCGCAGGATCTCGCGCGGGAGGCGGTCGTCTCGCTGGCCGGAGCGTACGTCGCGGCGGGGGACAGGGTCGGCTTCGACGACCTGGCGGACCCTGCCCGCGCCATCCCTCCCCGGGCGGGCGCCAGGCATCTGCACCGGGTGTCGCGCGCCGTCGAGCTCACCGGCCCGCGCGGTGCGGCCACCGAGCGGGTGCGCGCGCCGATCCTCGCCCCCGGCGCGCTCGTCTACGTGATGTCGACGTTCCTCGACGAGCAGCCGCTGCGCCTCGCGCTCGTCTGGCGGGCCGCCGGGCACCGGGTGATCGCGGTGGATGTGCTGCCAGCCAGGCTCACGCGCGACCTTCCCCCGAGGGAGCGGCTGGCGCTGAAAGTCGTCGAGGTCGAGCGCGCTCTGCGTTTCGGCCGGCTGGCCGCGGCGGGCATCGACGTGCTCGCCTGGCAGGACAGCGACGACAACGGAGCCGAATCTGGCACAAGGGATGCGCGCCTCCGCGAGCTGAGCAGGCCGAGGAGGTCCCGGTGA
- a CDS encoding MoxR family ATPase gives MTAATPDLPAASRDLPAARPAARPAALPVAEIARLSGDILDRVGSVVVGMRPALELALATILAGGHVLFEDVPGLGKTLAARSIASAIGLDFRRLQCTPDLLPADITGSFVYAPASAEFVFRPGPIFTGLFLADEINRTSPKTQSALLEAMAEGQVTVEGQSFPLPEPFHVVATSNPIEFEGTYALPEAQLDRFMVRLSVGYPDAQGESRVLLARVSRRREVATVEPVIDAATLRAMQDGVELVDVDEDIAAYCVALAAATRRHRSVEVGASPRGSQGLLLVARARAVMAGRDFVIPDDVKAVAVPVLAHRLSLTVQAWTSGVQASQVVTEVVNSVPGPPSVGAARDAARATVPDAGLPG, from the coding sequence ATGACAGCCGCCACCCCCGACCTGCCCGCCGCCTCCCGCGACCTCCCCGCCGCACGACCCGCCGCACGTCCCGCTGCGCTCCCCGTCGCTGAGATCGCCCGGCTGAGCGGCGATATCCTCGACCGTGTCGGCAGCGTCGTCGTCGGGATGCGCCCGGCGCTCGAACTGGCACTGGCGACCATCCTCGCCGGGGGTCACGTGCTGTTCGAGGACGTCCCTGGCCTCGGCAAAACGCTCGCCGCGCGCAGTATCGCGTCGGCCATCGGTCTCGATTTCCGGCGCCTGCAGTGCACCCCCGACCTGCTCCCCGCCGACATCACCGGCTCCTTCGTGTACGCACCTGCGTCGGCCGAGTTCGTCTTCCGCCCGGGGCCGATCTTCACCGGCCTGTTCCTCGCCGACGAGATCAACCGCACCTCGCCGAAGACCCAGTCCGCGCTGCTGGAGGCGATGGCCGAGGGTCAGGTCACCGTCGAGGGCCAGAGCTTCCCGCTGCCGGAGCCCTTCCACGTGGTCGCCACCTCCAACCCCATCGAGTTCGAGGGCACGTACGCACTGCCGGAGGCGCAGCTCGACCGGTTCATGGTGCGGCTGAGCGTCGGCTATCCGGATGCGCAGGGCGAGAGCCGCGTGCTGCTCGCGCGGGTGAGCAGGCGCAGGGAGGTCGCGACGGTCGAGCCGGTGATCGACGCCGCCACCCTCCGTGCCATGCAGGACGGCGTCGAGCTGGTCGACGTCGACGAGGACATCGCCGCATACTGCGTCGCCCTCGCCGCGGCCACGCGTCGTCACCGGTCGGTGGAGGTGGGGGCGTCGCCGCGCGGTTCGCAGGGGCTGCTACTCGTCGCGCGCGCTCGCGCCGTGATGGCCGGACGCGACTTCGTGATCCCCGACGACGTCAAAGCCGTCGCGGTGCCCGTCCTCGCGCACCGCCTCTCGCTCACCGTCCAAGCCTGGACGAGCGGTGTGCAGGCCTCCCAGGTGGTCACCGAGGTGGTCAACTCGGTGCCCGGTCCTCCGTCGGTCGGAGCAGCACGGGATGCGGCCCGCGCGACTGTCCCGGATGCGGGGCTCCCCGGGTGA
- a CDS encoding DUF4129 domain-containing protein, producing the protein MKRHRMLLACSALALIAVVALAVQGAPVFSGMRWVPPAESQPPLPQNLTGPTASGSPAPRELQHVTRFDISWFVVAAAVIVLVVVAALIWRAVRRRLTLPERDALPLLPDALGDAPPEDEPTPEPVQVRRGLDLAYDRLTEPREPRDAIERAWLGLEEAATDSGMRRLPAETPGEFTTRVVVRVATDRDAATTLLDLYLLARFSAAPVTADEVARARSAVDALRASWTTAPRSATGGPR; encoded by the coding sequence ATGAAGCGTCATCGGATGCTGCTCGCCTGCTCGGCGCTCGCGCTCATCGCCGTGGTCGCGCTGGCCGTGCAGGGCGCCCCGGTCTTCTCCGGGATGCGCTGGGTCCCTCCCGCGGAATCCCAGCCCCCGCTCCCGCAGAACCTGACGGGCCCCACCGCCTCCGGGTCACCGGCTCCGCGCGAGCTGCAGCACGTCACGCGGTTCGACATCTCCTGGTTCGTGGTCGCCGCCGCCGTGATCGTGCTCGTCGTCGTCGCAGCACTCATCTGGCGAGCGGTCCGTCGCCGTCTCACCCTCCCGGAACGGGATGCGTTGCCGCTCCTCCCCGACGCCCTCGGCGACGCGCCACCCGAGGATGAGCCGACCCCGGAACCCGTCCAGGTCCGCCGCGGCCTCGACCTGGCCTACGACCGCCTGACCGAACCGCGCGAACCCCGAGACGCCATCGAACGCGCCTGGCTCGGACTCGAAGAGGCGGCCACAGACTCCGGGATGCGCAGACTCCCCGCCGAAACCCCCGGCGAGTTCACCACCCGCGTCGTCGTCCGCGTCGCCACCGACCGCGACGCCGCCACCACCCTCCTCGACCTTTACCTGCTCGCGCGTTTCAGCGCGGCACCGGTCACGGCCGACGAGGTCGCCCGCGCCCGCTCCGCAGTGGATGCGCTCCGCGCGTCCTGGACCACGGCGCCCCGCAGCGCAACCGGAGGCCCGCGGTGA
- the uvrB gene encoding excinuclease ABC subunit UvrB, whose translation MQPTRAVRPFEVVSEYQPSGDQPQAIAELAGRINAGETDVVLLGATGTGKSATTAWLIEQVQRPTLVLAHNKTLAAQLANEFRELMPNNAVEYFVSYYDYYQPEAYVPQTDTFIEKDSSINAEVERLRHSTTNSLLSRRDVVVVSTVSCIYGLGAAEEYLEAMVALQVGENVGRDKLIRRFVGMQYERNDIDFSRGKFRVRGDTIEIIPVYEENAVRIELFGDEIEAIYTLHPLTGEIISKVDAISIFPATHYAASPATMQRAIGTIQTELHDRLVELEREGKLLEAQRLRMRTQFDIEMMEQIGFCSGIENYSRHIDGRQPGEAPNCLLDYFPDDFLVVIDESHVTVPQIGAMYEGDSSRKRTLVEHGFRLPSALDNRPLKWNEFKDRVGQTVYLSATPGRYEMGIADGVVEQIIRPTGLVDPEIVVKPTKGQIDDLLEEIRLRVERDERVLVTTLTKKMAEELTDFLAEAGVKVRYLHSDVDTLRRVELLTELRAGVYDVLVGINLLREGLDLPEVSLVAILDADKEGFLRSSTSLIQTIGRAARNVSGQVHMYADVLTDSMKNAIEETTRRRERQVEYNRVNGIDPQPLRKRIADITDVLAREGADTAAMLAGREAKKKSPTPNLRKGGIAAQGANELEALIADLNGQMLAAAGELKFELAARLRDELGDLKRDLRQMEKAGHLG comes from the coding sequence ATGCAACCCACGCGCGCCGTCCGTCCCTTCGAGGTCGTCAGCGAATACCAGCCGAGCGGCGACCAGCCGCAGGCCATCGCCGAACTCGCCGGTCGCATCAACGCCGGCGAGACCGACGTCGTGCTGCTCGGCGCGACGGGAACAGGCAAGTCGGCCACCACGGCCTGGCTGATCGAGCAGGTGCAGCGGCCGACGCTCGTGCTCGCCCACAACAAGACCCTCGCCGCCCAGCTGGCCAACGAGTTCCGTGAGCTCATGCCCAACAACGCGGTCGAATACTTCGTCTCCTACTACGACTACTACCAGCCGGAGGCATACGTCCCGCAGACGGACACCTTCATCGAGAAAGACTCCTCGATCAACGCGGAGGTCGAGCGGCTGCGGCACTCCACCACCAACTCGCTGCTCAGCCGTCGCGATGTCGTCGTGGTCTCCACCGTGTCCTGCATCTACGGCCTCGGCGCCGCGGAGGAATACCTCGAGGCGATGGTGGCCCTGCAGGTGGGGGAGAACGTCGGGCGCGACAAGCTCATCCGTCGTTTCGTCGGCATGCAGTACGAGCGCAACGACATCGACTTCTCGCGCGGCAAGTTCCGCGTGCGCGGCGACACCATCGAGATCATCCCGGTCTACGAAGAGAACGCGGTGCGCATCGAGCTCTTCGGCGACGAGATCGAGGCCATCTACACACTGCACCCGCTCACCGGCGAGATCATCTCCAAGGTCGACGCGATCTCGATCTTCCCCGCGACGCACTACGCGGCCAGCCCCGCCACGATGCAGCGCGCCATCGGCACCATCCAGACCGAGCTGCACGACCGGCTGGTCGAGCTGGAGCGCGAGGGCAAGCTGCTCGAAGCGCAGCGGCTCAGGATGCGCACCCAGTTCGACATCGAGATGATGGAGCAGATCGGCTTCTGCTCCGGCATCGAGAACTACTCGCGCCACATCGACGGCCGTCAGCCCGGCGAGGCGCCGAACTGCCTGCTCGACTACTTTCCGGACGACTTCCTCGTGGTCATCGACGAGTCGCACGTCACCGTGCCGCAGATCGGCGCGATGTACGAGGGCGACTCCTCGCGCAAGCGCACGCTGGTCGAGCACGGGTTCCGCCTGCCGAGCGCGCTCGACAACCGCCCGCTCAAGTGGAACGAGTTCAAAGACCGCGTCGGCCAGACGGTCTACCTGTCCGCCACGCCCGGCCGCTACGAGATGGGCATCGCCGACGGCGTCGTCGAGCAGATCATCCGCCCGACCGGTCTCGTCGACCCGGAGATCGTCGTGAAGCCCACCAAGGGCCAGATCGACGACCTGCTCGAAGAGATCCGGCTGCGCGTCGAGCGCGACGAGCGCGTCCTGGTCACCACGCTGACCAAGAAGATGGCGGAGGAGCTCACCGACTTCCTCGCCGAGGCCGGCGTCAAGGTCCGCTACCTGCACTCCGACGTCGACACCCTCCGCCGGGTCGAGCTCCTCACCGAGCTGCGCGCGGGTGTCTACGACGTGCTCGTCGGCATCAACCTGCTGCGCGAGGGTCTCGACCTCCCCGAGGTGTCGCTCGTGGCGATCCTGGATGCGGACAAGGAAGGCTTCCTGCGGTCGTCGACCTCGCTCATCCAGACCATCGGCCGCGCGGCGCGCAACGTCTCCGGCCAGGTCCACATGTACGCGGACGTGCTGACCGACTCGATGAAGAACGCCATCGAGGAGACCACCCGCCGCCGCGAGCGGCAGGTCGAGTACAACAGGGTCAACGGCATCGACCCGCAGCCGCTGCGCAAGCGCATCGCCGACATCACCGACGTGCTCGCCCGCGAGGGCGCGGACACGGCAGCGATGCTGGCCGGCCGCGAGGCGAAGAAGAAGAGCCCGACGCCCAACCTCCGCAAGGGCGGCATCGCCGCGCAGGGCGCGAACGAACTCGAGGCTCTCATCGCCGACCTCAACGGCCAGATGCTCGCCGCCGCCGGCGAACTGAAGTTCGAGCTGGCCGCGCGCCTCCGCGACGAACTCGGCGACCTCAAGCGCGACCTCCGCCAGATGGAGAAGGCGGGCCACCTGGGCTGA
- the coaE gene encoding dephospho-CoA kinase: protein MQLIGLTGGIASGKSTIARRLAEHGAVVVDADRIAREVVEPGTPALAQIAETFGPQVIRGDGSLDRPALGAIIFADEDARLRLNAITHPAVLDLSTERFRAAGEADPDAVVVYDVPLLVESANEYPFDLIVVAHASADTRIRRLVELRGTDEAEARRRVGSQATDEERLAVADVVIDTDGTLEQTLAQTDALWDRLRG, encoded by the coding sequence GTGCAGCTGATCGGACTCACCGGTGGGATCGCCTCCGGCAAATCGACCATCGCCCGCCGCCTCGCCGAACACGGGGCCGTCGTCGTCGACGCCGACCGCATCGCGAGGGAGGTGGTCGAGCCGGGCACCCCGGCGCTCGCGCAGATCGCCGAGACGTTCGGGCCGCAGGTGATCCGCGGGGACGGCAGCCTCGACCGGCCGGCACTCGGTGCGATCATCTTCGCCGACGAGGATGCGCGGCTGCGGCTGAATGCGATCACCCACCCCGCGGTGCTCGACCTGTCCACCGAGCGTTTCCGTGCGGCGGGGGAGGCCGATCCGGATGCCGTCGTCGTCTACGACGTGCCCCTGCTGGTCGAGTCGGCCAACGAGTACCCGTTCGATCTGATCGTGGTGGCGCACGCGTCCGCGGACACGCGCATCCGGAGGCTGGTGGAGCTGCGGGGGACGGACGAGGCGGAGGCACGGCGCAGGGTCGGCTCGCAGGCGACCGACGAGGAGCGTCTGGCGGTTGCCGACGTGGTGATCGACACCGACGGCACCCTGGAGCAGACGCTCGCGCAGACCGACGCGCTGTGGGACAGGCTGCGCGGCTGA
- the rpsA gene encoding 30S ribosomal protein S1 — MTTATTDKAPKQVAINDIGSAEDFLAAVEKTLKFFNDGDLIEGTVVKIDRDEVLLDVGYKTEGVIPSRELSIKHDVDPTEVVEVGDTVEALVLQKEDKEGRLILSKKRAQYERAWGDVEKIKEADGVVTGTVIEVVKGGLIVDIGLRGFLPASLIELRRVRDLTPYLGQEIEAKILELDKNRNNVVLSRRALLEQTQSESRTTFLNNLHKGQVRKGVVSSIVNFGAFVDLGGVDGLVHVSELSWKHIEHASEVVEVGQEVTVEILEVDLDRERVSLSLKATQEDPWQVFARTHAIGQVAPGKVTKLVPFGAFVRVADGIEGLVHISELSGKHVELAEQVVSVGDEVFVKVIDIDLERRRISLSLKQANEGVDPEGTEFDPALYGMLTEYDDQGNYKYPEGFDPETNEWKEGFEAQREKWEQDYAAAQARWEAHKKQVAKGLEEAAAEGTASTGGSTFTSESTSGGTLADDESLAALREKLSSNS, encoded by the coding sequence ATGACAACCGCAACGACCGACAAGGCACCCAAGCAGGTCGCCATCAACGACATCGGATCTGCTGAAGACTTTCTTGCCGCGGTCGAAAAGACGCTGAAGTTCTTCAACGACGGAGACCTCATCGAAGGTACCGTCGTCAAGATCGACCGCGACGAGGTCCTCCTCGACGTCGGTTACAAGACCGAGGGTGTCATCCCCTCCCGCGAACTCTCCATCAAGCACGACGTCGACCCCACCGAGGTCGTCGAGGTCGGCGACACCGTCGAGGCGCTCGTTCTCCAGAAGGAGGACAAGGAAGGCCGCCTCATCCTGTCCAAGAAGCGTGCGCAGTACGAGCGCGCGTGGGGCGACGTCGAGAAGATCAAGGAAGCCGATGGCGTTGTCACCGGTACCGTGATCGAGGTCGTCAAGGGTGGACTCATCGTCGACATCGGCCTCCGTGGCTTCCTCCCGGCGTCGCTCATCGAGCTCCGCCGCGTGCGTGACCTCACGCCGTACCTCGGCCAGGAGATCGAGGCGAAGATCCTCGAGCTCGACAAGAACCGCAACAACGTGGTCCTGTCGCGCCGTGCCCTGCTCGAGCAGACCCAGTCCGAGAGCCGCACCACGTTCCTGAACAACCTGCACAAGGGTCAGGTCCGCAAGGGTGTCGTGTCGTCGATCGTCAACTTCGGTGCGTTCGTCGACCTGGGCGGCGTCGACGGTCTCGTCCACGTCTCCGAGCTCTCCTGGAAGCACATCGAGCACGCCTCCGAGGTCGTCGAGGTCGGTCAGGAAGTCACCGTCGAGATCCTCGAGGTCGACCTGGACCGCGAGCGCGTCTCGCTGTCGCTCAAGGCGACGCAGGAGGACCCGTGGCAGGTCTTCGCCCGCACCCACGCGATCGGTCAGGTCGCACCGGGCAAGGTCACCAAGCTGGTTCCGTTCGGTGCGTTCGTGCGCGTCGCAGACGGCATCGAGGGCCTCGTGCACATCTCGGAGCTGTCCGGCAAGCACGTCGAGCTCGCCGAGCAGGTCGTTTCGGTCGGCGACGAGGTCTTCGTCAAGGTCATCGACATCGACCTCGAGCGTCGTCGCATCTCCCTCTCGCTGAAGCAGGCGAACGAGGGCGTCGACCCCGAGGGCACCGAGTTCGACCCGGCGCTCTACGGCATGCTCACGGAGTACGACGACCAGGGCAACTACAAGTACCCTGAGGGCTTCGACCCCGAGACGAACGAGTGGAAGGAAGGCTTCGAGGCCCAGCGCGAGAAGTGGGAGCAGGACTACGCTGCAGCCCAGGCTCGCTGGGAGGCCCACAAGAAGCAGGTCGCCAAGGGTCTCGAAGAGGCCGCAGCCGAGGGCACCGCGTCCACCGGCGGTTCGACCTTCACCTCCGAGTCCACCTCGGGCGGAACGCTGGCCGACGACGAGTCGCTCGCCGCTCTGCGCGAGAAGCTCAGCTCGAACTCCTAA
- a CDS encoding DUF1731 domain-containing protein: MSHRIVIAGASGFIGPYLTEAFRASGAVVQTIGRRGTDATWADQDSIRRVVDGADLVVNLAGKSVNCRYTDANRAEVFRSRLDTTRAIGDAIAASDSPPPLWINSSTATIYRHAEDRAMTERGGELGTGFSVNVATAWERAFFERDLPYTRRVALRMAIVLGDGSALAPLIRLAQFGLGGPQVDGPWFATAARRNAGTFHEFRARGGRQRFSWVHIRDVLGVIEFVRAHPELDGVVNVSSPNPTDNRTFMATLRRVLGVPFGFPAYRWMLEVGSIAIRTETELVLKSRWVVPERLLEAGYEFAQPDLEPALAEIVAARGLPPTALHS, from the coding sequence GTGAGCCACCGCATCGTCATCGCCGGGGCATCCGGATTCATCGGCCCGTACCTGACGGAGGCGTTCCGCGCATCCGGGGCCGTCGTGCAGACCATCGGACGCAGAGGCACTGATGCCACCTGGGCCGACCAGGACAGCATCCGGCGGGTTGTCGACGGTGCCGACCTGGTCGTCAACCTGGCCGGCAAGAGCGTCAACTGCCGCTACACGGACGCCAACCGCGCCGAGGTGTTCCGCTCGCGGCTCGACACCACCAGGGCCATCGGCGACGCGATCGCCGCGAGCGACAGTCCTCCTCCGCTCTGGATCAACTCGTCCACCGCCACCATCTACCGTCACGCGGAGGACCGCGCGATGACCGAGCGCGGCGGTGAACTCGGCACGGGATTCTCGGTGAACGTCGCCACGGCGTGGGAGAGGGCGTTCTTCGAGCGAGACCTGCCGTACACCCGCCGCGTCGCGCTGCGGATGGCCATCGTGCTCGGCGACGGGAGCGCGCTCGCCCCGCTGATCAGGCTCGCGCAGTTCGGGCTCGGCGGCCCGCAGGTCGACGGGCCGTGGTTCGCGACGGCCGCGCGCAGGAATGCCGGCACCTTCCACGAGTTCCGCGCCCGCGGAGGGCGGCAGCGGTTCAGCTGGGTGCACATCCGGGACGTGCTGGGTGTCATCGAGTTCGTGCGCGCGCATCCGGAGCTCGACGGCGTTGTCAACGTGTCGTCGCCGAACCCCACGGACAACCGCACCTTCATGGCCACGCTGCGACGCGTCCTGGGCGTGCCGTTCGGGTTCCCGGCATACCGGTGGATGCTCGAGGTCGGCTCGATCGCGATCCGCACCGAGACCGAACTCGTGCTGAAAAGCCGCTGGGTCGTGCCGGAACGGCTGCTCGAAGCCGGCTACGAATTCGCTCAACCGGACCTCGAGCCGGCACTCGCCGAGATCGTCGCCGCCCGCGGCTTGCCGCCCACCGCATTACACAGCTAG